The window GGTTTTAGGCCGATCTAAGATAGGCGGGTTCATTATCGCAATAGTCGTAGGCATCCTGAATGGATATTTATCAAGTCTTCTATCGTGGCAGTTTGGCCCATGAAGTCACACGTCACCGTTTCGATGGAAAAAATTGGTGAGTGGACATTTCACAAATGTATCGGTCAATGACTCTGGTGTATTGGATCGAACAAGCCGCTGGAGGTGACGCGGCTCATACGTTATGCATGATGTATTGAAGACAATATGAAAAAAATTTTATTGGCAGGATCAACGGGTTACTTGGGAATCTATATTGCAAAGGAACTTCAACAACGATCCTGTTTTTTCAGGGCTATTGCTCGAAGCCCAGAAAAACTTGAGCAAAATGATATTAAAGCCAACGAACTGCTTAAAGCAGAACTGACTGACCCAGAGTCCATCAGAGAGTGCTGTAAAGGTATCGATATCGTTATATCAACTGTTGGTATCACAAAACAAAAAGATGGTCTTACATATATGGATGTAGATTATCAAGCCAATATGAATTTGCTGAAAGAAGCTAAAAAAAATGGAGTTACAAAATTTATTTATGTTTCAGTCCTAAATGGTGAAAAGCTAAGAAACCTAAAAATATGCGACGCAAAAGAGTTGTTTGTTGAGCAGTTGAAACAGTCAGGGATAGATTATTGTATTGTTCGCCCAAATGGATTTTTCTCAGATATGTCAGAATTTTTTAACATGGCAAAAATTGGGAGAATATATCTTTTTGGAAACGGAGAATTGAGAGCGAATCCAATCCATGGTGAAGATTTGGCAGTTGTTTGCGTAGACGCTATCGACAGGCCTGATAAAGAAGTTGAAATTGGAGGCCCCGAAACACTCACCCAAAATGAGATTGCATCGATAGCCTTTGATATTTTGGGTATTAAGCCGAAAATAACACATATCCCAGATTGGGTAAGGATTACAATTCTCAATTTGGTAAAATTACTTACCGGAAGTAAGTTTTATGGACCAGTTGAATTTTTCATGACAGTCATGGCAATTGATATGCTTGCCCCTGAATATGGCAAACGCAC of the Desulfosediminicola ganghwensis genome contains:
- a CDS encoding SDR family oxidoreductase, translated to MKKILLAGSTGYLGIYIAKELQQRSCFFRAIARSPEKLEQNDIKANELLKAELTDPESIRECCKGIDIVISTVGITKQKDGLTYMDVDYQANMNLLKEAKKNGVTKFIYVSVLNGEKLRNLKICDAKELFVEQLKQSGIDYCIVRPNGFFSDMSEFFNMAKIGRIYLFGNGELRANPIHGEDLAVVCVDAIDRPDKEVEIGGPETLTQNEIASIAFDILGIKPKITHIPDWVRITILNLVKLLTGSKFYGPVEFFMTVMAIDMLAPEYGKRTLKEYFLELNNKKV